A part of Capsicum annuum cultivar UCD-10X-F1 chromosome 6, UCD10Xv1.1, whole genome shotgun sequence genomic DNA contains:
- the LOC124899603 gene encoding glycine-rich cell wall structural protein 1.0-like, whose protein sequence is MKYEITKLTKVRAHRITLGAVAAGDGAAGGGWGPSDGWLGTGWRLGGGLVYPAEEGTGRTGKGGVGVCTTGGEGGTSLEPAVGDGGWRGGGDEVGAADRRSVPAVESGRRRRTAAAPGTGDRCRREGERVGAGGQCRSRRSGPEIGSGRRRRRGPVTGASEREGREEEREPLERDESH, encoded by the coding sequence atgaaatatgaaataacgaaattAACAAAGGTTAGAGCTCACCGAATTACGCTTGGGGCTGTGGCTGCTGGAGACGGAGCGGCGGGTGGCGGCTGGGGACCGAGCGACGGCTGGCTGGGGACCGGGTGGCGGCTGGGGGGAGGGCTGGTGTACCCCGCCGAGGAGGGTACGGGCAGGACAGGtaagggtggggtgggggtcTGCACAACCGGGGGGGAGGGAGGGACCAGCTTGGAACCGGCGGTCGGGGATGGAGGGTGGCGGGGAGGCGGCGACGAGGTCGGCGCCGCGGACCGGAGGTCGGTGCCGGCGGTTgagtcgggtcggcgccgaaggacAGCggcggcgccggggaccggggacCGGTGCaggagagagggagagagggtcGGCGCCGGAGGTCAGTGCCGGAGCCGGAGATCGGGCCCGGAGATTGGGTcgggtcggcgacggcgacgggggccAGTGACCGGAGCTagcgagagagagggtagggaggaaGAGAGAGAGCCATTAGAGAGAGATGAGAGCCATTAA